A stretch of the Danio rerio strain Tuebingen ecotype United States chromosome 18, GRCz12tu, whole genome shotgun sequence genome encodes the following:
- the cbln1 gene encoding cerebellin-1 precursor yields the protein MLTLVLGAVWLVCHAYAQNETEPIVLEGKCLVVCDSNPTSDPTGTALGISVRSGSAKVAFSVVRNTNHEPSEMSNRTMVIYFDQVLVNVGRSFDEERSNFFAPRKGIYSFNFHVVKVYNRQTIQVSLMHNGWPVISAFAGDQDVTREAASNGVLIQMEKGDRAYLKLERGNLMGGWKYSTFSGFLVFPL from the exons ATGTTGACGTTGGTGCTCGGCGCAGTGTGGTTAGTGTGCCATGCATACGCACAGAACGAGACAGAGCCCATCGTATTGGAGGGGAAATGCTTGGTCGTGTGCGATTCAAATCCCACCTCAGACCCCACTGGGACGGCTCTTGGGATATCGGTGCGCTCGGGAAGCGCCAAAGTGGCTTTTTCCGTGGTGAGAAACACGAACCACGAGCCGTCGGAGATGAGCAATCGAACTATGGTGATCTACTTCGATCAG GTACTGGTCAACGTTGGTAGAAGTTTCGACGAAGAAAGGAGCAATTTCTTCGCCCCGCGCAAAGGGATATACAGTTTTAATTTCCACGTAGTGAAAGTGTATAATCGTCAAACTATCCAG GTGAGCCTGATGCACAACGGCTGGCCAGTGATCTCCGCCTTCGCTGGGGATCAGGACGTCACACGTGAAGCAGCCAGTAATGGCGTCCTGATTCAAATGGAGAAAGGTGACCGCGCCTACCTCAAGCTGGAGCGAGGCAACCTGATGGGCGGCTGGAAATATTCCACCTTCTCCGGCTTCCTGGTCTTCCCCCTGTAG